TGGGGCAGCACCTGGTGGTCCATCGGCGGCCCGGTCGCGAGCGACCCCGCGGCTGTCTCCTGGGGCCCCGACCGCATCGACCTCGTGGCCACCGACTCCGCCTCCAACGTGTGGCACACGTACTACTGGGGCGGATGGCGGGGGTGGTTCTCCCTCCCGGGCATGGCCGTGGACGGCAACCTGGCGATTGCCTCCCGCGGCGGCAACCAGCTCGAAATCTACGGCCGCGTGCGGGACGGCACGGACCGGATCTTCACCAACATCTACTCCACCGAGGTGGCGTGGTCGGGCTGGCTGCCCACCTCCCTCCCGGCCGCGACGTCCTCCGGACCGGGCGCGGTAGCACGTGACGGCTGCGACCAGGTGGTCACCCGCCGGAGCGACGGCACGAGCCTCGATTGGAACACCAACTGCACCAAGGGGTGCGGCATGGGTGAGGGCCAGAAGTGCTGCGCGACCTGGTGGTGCGCCGACAGGCTGACGTGCGGCCGGGCCTCCGACGGCGAGCAGCGCTGCGGCGCGTGCGGCGCCAACGGTCAAGCGTGCTGCCCGACGGTCCTGGGCGGATGGTGCGAGAGCGGCACGGGATGCATCGGGAGCAGCTGCCGCCCGTGCGGCCAGCTCGGGCAGACGTGCTGTCCGAACGCCTGGGGGGGTTTTTGCAGCCAGGGCGTCTGCGCGGGAGGAGCCTGTGTTGCCTCCATGCCATCGCCGCCCGTGCCTTCCTGTGGCGGCCAGGGGCAGTCCTGCTGCAATGGGATGTGCAACACCGGGCTCGCTTGTAGTGGGGGGGTTTGCTCACCGTGTGGCGGCAGTGGGCAGGCCTGCTGTCCAGGGTCGACCTGCGGCAGCAATTTGCGCTGCGGCGGCTTCCAGACGTGCTCCTCCTGCGGCACCGTCGGCGCCTGGTGCTGCCCCGGCACCGAGGGGCCGTACTGCAACAATGGGCTGACCTGCCACACCGCCGAAGACGAGTGCTACTGACGCGTTGGAGAGGAGCTCCGAGGACAGCCGGATCGAGCTCAGCGCGGTGTGGACGAATACCGGCACCATGGAAGTCGCCTCCTGGGGCCTCAACTCGCCCCGGGGAGGGAAGCCGCGCCGGATGCATTCGAGCCGCCGCTCGGGTGAGACTGGGGGCGCATGAGCGACGTGCGCCGGCTGTTCATCCTCCGCTGTGGTTATGAAGTGCTCCGCCGGTCCGTGTCCCTGCGGGGGGCGGACCCCACCGTCATCCTGTGCGAGCCGGTGTGCGCGTACCTGCTGGACACGGCGCACGGCTGGGTGCTCTTCGACACGGGGGCGGATCCGGCGCGACTGAAGGATCCAGTGGGGCGCCAGCGCTTCCAGGGCTCCGGCTGGGTGTCGCCGCCGATCATCCTCCCCGAGCACGAGCTGCTGCCCCAGCTGGAGCGCCTGGGCGTGGGCCCGGAGGACATCCGCTCCGTCATCCTCAGCCACGTGCACTACGACCACACGGGCCACCTCAAGTACTTCACCCGGGCGTCCATCTACCTCCAGCGTCGCGAGTACGACTTCGCCATGGGAGCGCATGGCAACCCGGCGGTGTTCGACGACGACTTCCGGCTGCCGGACCGGGACTGGCGGCTGGTGGACGGGGACTGGGAGCTGATGCCGGGTGTGCGCGGGGTGCTGACGCTCGGCCATATGCCGGGCCACCAGTCGCTCGTCGTCGAGCTGCCCCGGAGTGGCACGAAGATCCTCGTGGCCGACGCGGGGGACCTGCGCGAGAACTTCGAGCGGGAGGTGCCTCCGGGTGAGTGCGACGACCCCGCGCTCGGCCTCGCCTCCATCCGCAAGCTCAAGGCGATCCGCGACGCCACGGGGGGAGAGCTGGTGCTGCTGCACGATCCGGACGAGGTCCACGCGCGGCCCCTGGCGCCCGCCTTCTACGACTAGCCTGGTCCCCCAGGCAGCGAGGTGGGGCGTGGCCTGCCCCGGTACGTGGAGCGGGACCTCGCCAGGTACCTGGAGTGTGGAGTGTTGGCGCACGGCTTCTCGCGAGTGCGCTGTGAGAGTTGTAAGGACGAACTTCTCGTCGCCTTCTCGTGCAAAGGACGAGGGGGGCCCGTCCTGCAATGCGAAGCGGGTGCGACAGTGGACTCTGTCCTTTCCGCACCGGGTGCGGTGGGTGCTGCTCGAGGACGCGGGACTGCGGCTTTACCCAACGCGATGTTTAGTCGATACTGACCTGCTACTCCTGTCACCGCAGGCAACCGAACAGGTCTCCCCATGCTACTCCGCAGCCTCCTTGCCCTCGCGCTGCTCTGCCTTACCGGCTGCCCGGCAAGCCCTATCCCGGAAGAGCCTCTCCCGGCCAATCCTCTCCCGGCCAACAACCCCGACCTGCCCTCCTTCGCCGAGCTGCCCTCCTCGCTACGCGATGAACCCTTCATTCCCATGCATGGAGGACTTCCTCTGTCCTTTGATGAGGCGTTGGCAGACGGGATTACGGCTGCCGCGGACTGTGCGGCGCTGGTCACCTCTTGTCTGGAGCGCACCAACGGAGACTTCGACACCTGCGTGGCCGGTACACCCACCTGCGCCACGGAGCAGCCTTGGACCGAGGAGGCTTGTTGCCCAAAAAGGTGCAAGACGGACTTCAACTCTCGCCGGGCCGCGGGCCGCGGCGGCTTTGACACATACATCGACGTGTTCGTCAAAGAGATGACCTGCTTTCCGTCCGTGGAGGCCCCTTGAACCCCATGCTCCTGGTCGTGAATGTCTTGCTGGGTTGGGACTCCGAAGCGAACGGGAAGGCGGGAGCGGAGGCGACAGGTGAGGTGTGGACGAGCGAGCACCGTGACATCTATGCGGCGGCCCTGGCGGCCGACGGCATTACAGACACCCAGGGGATGCTCACCCTCTTCGCCGGTGGCACGACAGGCACCCGCGCGACCGTCACCGACTGGGCGGCCGTCGTGCAGAGGGTCGAGCGTCCATACTCACCCGCGATGTTCGCCGATCTCCCGGACTTCTCCTTCTCCGTGGCGAATTGGCTGGACGGGAACGAGCGCTGCCCCCTCACCGGCTGGAGCACCGATTCCTGCTACGACGCGGACTCCTTTTTCTTCACAGGGCTCACGGGCTGGCTGGTGGCTGGTCTGAACAGCAGCCACTTCCTCCCTCAGGCCCGGTCCGCCTGGAGCGTGTACCACACCCTCGCGCTGGATACGGCGGCGCGCTGCAAGGAGCTCGACACCGCGTTCGCTGGCCTGGAGGGCAGCGATGACGTGCGCGCGACCCTGGTGAAACGCTGCGAGCTCGAGGCCCTGATGTTCGAGGGGGTGGCGCAGCACTACCAGCAGGACGCCTGGAGTTCGGGCCATATGTGGCAGCGCTGGGGCTCCGCCGACATTCAAGACTGGGTGGGTCAGCCCATCGATTTCGCACGGTCGCTGCTGGTGGGTTCGCTCGCGGGGTTCGTGCACGGGACCGAGTCCAGGCCCCTTTGCGCGCCCGCGCCGGAGGTACTCTTCTCCACGGGTGATTCCAGCATGCTCGTGGCGGGCATGGGAGACATGCATCTCGGAGAGCTCGCGGGCAGCAGCCCCGTCCAGGCGGGTCTGCTCAACACCTGTGTGATGGGTAGCCTGGACGAGGTGATCGCGGCGCTGCCCGGACGGTTGGGGGGCGTCTCTGGCGGGCGTACTCACCCTGGTGCGAGTTGCTTCAATCAGCGGGTGACCAACGGTGCCCTCCGCGCCTCGATGATGGTTGCCGATCAGTGGAAGTCCGCCATCGCTCTGCGCTACTTCGCACGGTACAAGATTGACTGGTCTGGCATTGACCTGGCCTCGGTGACTGAAGCGGAGCGTGACGAATTGAGCAGTCGCGCCCGGCTAGACATGGTCCGGTGGGCAAATGCCGTGTCGGCCGCCCGCTTCTCTCCTGCCAACCCCGACACAGGGACCAACCTGGCCGATGGGAAGCTCCTCCACGACGATGGATCAAGCTCTGAGCTGACCATGTTGGGGATGAGACCCAACGGCGCGTATGAGAGCCGCATCAGGTCGCTGGCGACCTACGACCCCTCCGTGGCCGCGGTCATGGGACGCCAGGACGTCCTTGGTGAGCAGGCCTCCGCCGCGAAACGTCTCCGCTACGGATTGTACGAGGCTTATCCAGACTACTGGTGTGCCCAGGACCTCGCCGGGGAGATCCAGAGAGCGGCCGAGCGCTGCCGCGACCCCCATCTTCCCGGGGACACCCGCACGGCCCACTGTCAGGTATGTGCGGGGTTGGGAACCTTCAACCGCCGGGAGGGCTATGGACCCGACCAGCCCGGCGAGGTGGACGCGGTGTGTGACGCCTTCACGGACACCTTCTCAGCCAGGCGGCTGTACCTGCCGCCTGGGCTGGCACCGGGGGCGCTCACTTCGGCGAAGAAGGTGGAGGCCTGGTGTCGCGCGGGCTGCGCCACCAGGCTGAGCATGGTGACGGTGAACGCCGCGGACGCGAGCGTGAACGGCGATGCCGTGCTCACCGATTATTTCAACATGCTCCAGGCAAAGCTCATCGCCTGGAACTCCAGGTCCTCGTATTACTATTCCATTGGCTAGTACAGCCTCGGCGAGTACTACGCGACTGTCGCGAACGCCTTGGGCAAGGAGTTGATCGAAGTGGGGAGGCTGCTCGGGGCCGCGCGATTGCCCGGAAATGGCTTCGCGCGCTGGAACGGGGGCTACGCGACGGATGACTTCAGCGGACCCCTCGGGAGCTTCGTAGGCGTCAGCGAACACGCCGTCTCCAAGGTGCCCAACGCCCTGACCTGGGACGTGGGCCTGGCCGAGCTGCCTACCCAGAGCTTCGCGTTCTCCCTGGTCAACGGCGATGCGTATCCCTTCGTATTCGTGGGAAGTGCCAAGGTGGTGGTGAACGAGACGACGGGTGCACCGCTCCTGCTCCTGCGGAACGTGGTGTTCGTGATCTCCACCTACTTCGACTCCGCGAAGCTGAAGGTGTCGGTGGACGGCATTGAGCTGTTCAGGCTCGACAACAGCACCACCCGGGTGGACGAGCTCTACATCCCTCTGACGCCCGGCACCACCACACGCCTCAGCTTCGACATCAACGCCCTTGGCCGCAGCGAGGACGTCTTCAACCTCGCCTACAACAAGGACTTGTCCTTCCGGTTGCTGGCGTTGGACCTCGCGGTGGAGGCCAACGCGGACGCTACGACCTGCGGGCTGCGCTGACGGCTCTCGCGCCGGTGCCGCGCTCGGAGTGGCTGG
The sequence above is drawn from the Archangium gephyra genome and encodes:
- a CDS encoding N-acyl homoserine lactonase family protein yields the protein MSDVRRLFILRCGYEVLRRSVSLRGADPTVILCEPVCAYLLDTAHGWVLFDTGADPARLKDPVGRQRFQGSGWVSPPIILPEHELLPQLERLGVGPEDIRSVILSHVHYDHTGHLKYFTRASIYLQRREYDFAMGAHGNPAVFDDDFRLPDRDWRLVDGDWELMPGVRGVLTLGHMPGHQSLVVELPRSGTKILVADAGDLRENFEREVPPGECDDPALGLASIRKLKAIRDATGGELVLLHDPDEVHARPLAPAFYD
- a CDS encoding transposase zinc-binding domain-containing protein: MLAHGFSRVRCESCKDELLVAFSCKGRGGPVLQCEAGATVDSVLSAPGAVGAARGRGTAALPNAMFSRY